In a single window of the Terriglobus roseus genome:
- a CDS encoding ribonuclease J: MSNETLKIIPLGGLGEFGMNCMAIQWKDDIVVIDAGLMFPEDDLLGVDIVVPDITYLLENREKVRGILLTHGHEDHIGGLPRILSQLNVPVYGTEFTLTLLEGKLEEHKLLDDADMIEMLPGESFSLGVFKISPIRVTHSLVDCVALAIRTPVGTIVHTGDFKIDLSSPDGKPFDLHSFAELGKEGVLLLLQDSTNCDRTGYTPGELAVKPRLDEIFARTEKRLFFSCFSSSIHRIKLAMELAHKHGRKVALIGRSMDNASEIAMDLGYIDPPQGLIVHSGAIKDLPPEKVCVMISGTQGEPMSALSRAAVDNHKHARIEAGDTVLFSSRVIPGNEKAIYNVIDHLYRRKAKVIHDDGKSGLIHVSGHASQEELRLMINLLRPKFFVPVHGDYRHLTQHIEVATGTGIPGKCVLLEDGEVLELTATSAEKTGKVNSGRILIDSGSTSDVVEDIIIRDRRHLSEAGLVLAIITIDKMSGKLAGQPEIVTRGFAVNEEGMVKDARRIIGQTLEQSSNEEKRDWMLIKEKVRADLKRYIQKNTQRRPMIMPVILEI, encoded by the coding sequence ATGAGTAATGAAACACTGAAAATCATCCCTCTGGGTGGACTGGGCGAGTTCGGTATGAACTGCATGGCCATCCAGTGGAAAGACGACATTGTCGTCATCGACGCCGGCCTGATGTTCCCCGAAGACGATCTCCTCGGCGTCGACATCGTAGTCCCCGACATCACCTACCTGCTTGAGAACCGCGAGAAAGTCCGCGGCATTCTCCTGACGCACGGTCATGAGGATCACATCGGCGGCCTGCCTCGCATCCTGTCACAGCTCAACGTGCCCGTCTACGGTACGGAGTTCACGCTGACGCTGCTCGAAGGCAAGCTCGAAGAGCACAAGCTGCTCGACGATGCTGACATGATTGAGATGCTGCCCGGCGAGAGCTTCAGTCTGGGCGTCTTCAAGATCTCGCCCATCCGCGTGACACATTCGCTGGTGGACTGCGTAGCCCTGGCGATCCGCACCCCTGTGGGTACGATCGTCCACACGGGCGACTTCAAGATCGATCTCTCCTCGCCGGATGGCAAGCCCTTCGACCTGCACAGCTTTGCTGAGCTCGGAAAAGAAGGCGTCCTCCTGCTGCTGCAGGACAGCACCAACTGCGATCGCACGGGCTACACGCCCGGCGAGCTTGCAGTAAAGCCGCGACTCGATGAGATCTTCGCGCGGACGGAGAAGCGTCTCTTCTTCTCCTGCTTCTCGTCTTCGATTCACCGCATCAAGCTGGCCATGGAACTGGCGCACAAGCATGGCCGCAAGGTCGCGCTCATCGGCCGCTCCATGGACAATGCCTCCGAGATCGCAATGGACCTGGGCTACATCGATCCGCCGCAGGGACTCATTGTGCACTCAGGCGCCATCAAGGACCTGCCTCCCGAGAAGGTCTGCGTCATGATCAGCGGCACGCAGGGCGAGCCCATGTCCGCCCTGAGCCGTGCCGCCGTGGACAATCACAAGCACGCACGCATCGAAGCAGGCGACACGGTCCTCTTCAGCTCGCGCGTCATCCCTGGTAATGAGAAGGCCATCTATAACGTCATCGATCACCTCTATCGCCGCAAGGCAAAGGTCATCCACGACGACGGCAAGAGTGGCCTGATCCACGTCAGCGGCCACGCATCGCAGGAAGAGCTTCGGCTCATGATCAACCTGCTGCGTCCCAAGTTCTTCGTGCCCGTCCATGGCGACTACCGCCACCTGACGCAGCACATTGAAGTGGCCACCGGAACCGGCATCCCCGGGAAGTGCGTTCTGCTGGAAGACGGCGAAGTGCTCGAACTCACCGCCACCTCCGCCGAGAAGACCGGCAAGGTCAACAGCGGCCGCATCCTCATCGACTCGGGCTCCACGTCTGACGTCGTCGAAGACATCATCATCCGCGACCGCCGTCACCTTTCCGAAGCAGGCTTAGTGCTCGCCATCATCACCATCGACAAGATGAGCGGCAAGCTCGCCGGGCAGCCCGAAATCGTCACGCGCGGATTCGCCGTCAACGAAGAAGGCATGGTCAAGGATGCCCGCCGCATCATCGGCCAGACGCTGGAACAATCCAGCAACGAAGAAAAGCGCGACTGGATGCTGATCAAGGAGAAGGTCCGCGCCGACCTGAAGCGCTACATCCAGAAAAACACCCAGCGCCGCCCCATGATCATGCCAGTCATCCTCGAGATCTGA
- the lysC gene encoding lysine-sensitive aspartokinase 3, whose amino-acid sequence MSTAPRPQLVVMKFGGTSVEDAAAIRRTAAVVRSRRDKGLEAIVVVSAMAKVTDQLLAAAAAAGIGDKAGALALSARLRSRHLETAADLVKPPALSILLNHIQHDFDALDDLLRGIAAVGELTPRTTDLVVSFGERLSSQIVAAAFDANGLNGTHLDARLCVITDDSYGKAIPQEALIEQRMKQHALPLVEQGLTPVMGGFIASNEAGITTTLGRGGSDFSAALVGGALHAGAIEIWTDVNGIMTTDPRICPDALRVKTISFEEAAELAYFGAKVLHPATILPAVQKNIPVWVLNSRNAANEGTRISAVAPPCRSPFKSIAVKKKLTIVDIVASRMLMSHGYLKAVFDVFDKHKVAIDMVSTSEVSISVTVDTSDRLPLIAEDLSKIADVKYESNKALICLVGEDIRGHSGIAGKVFTAVEHVNVRMISQGASEINMSFMIEEDDAAEAIQSLHRTFFADPDANIFDLDARANTTGAPPVSASASVVVQ is encoded by the coding sequence ATGAGCACCGCGCCCCGTCCCCAACTCGTTGTCATGAAGTTCGGCGGTACCTCCGTCGAAGATGCCGCAGCCATCCGCCGCACCGCCGCTGTCGTGCGCAGCCGTCGCGACAAGGGTCTCGAAGCCATCGTCGTCGTCTCCGCGATGGCCAAGGTTACCGATCAACTGCTGGCAGCAGCGGCAGCCGCGGGCATCGGCGATAAGGCCGGCGCACTTGCGCTGAGCGCACGTTTGCGTTCACGCCACCTGGAGACCGCAGCCGATCTGGTCAAGCCACCAGCACTCTCGATCCTGCTGAACCACATCCAGCATGACTTCGACGCACTCGACGACCTGCTGCGCGGCATCGCAGCCGTGGGTGAGTTGACCCCGCGCACCACCGATCTTGTTGTCAGCTTTGGCGAACGCCTTTCGAGCCAGATCGTGGCTGCGGCCTTTGACGCCAACGGTCTGAACGGCACGCATCTCGACGCGCGCCTGTGCGTCATCACCGACGACAGTTACGGCAAGGCCATCCCGCAGGAAGCACTCATCGAGCAGCGCATGAAGCAGCACGCTCTGCCGCTGGTCGAGCAGGGTCTCACGCCGGTTATGGGTGGCTTCATCGCATCAAATGAAGCAGGCATCACCACCACCCTTGGGCGCGGTGGCAGCGACTTCTCCGCTGCTCTTGTCGGCGGTGCGCTACACGCGGGCGCCATCGAGATCTGGACCGACGTCAACGGCATCATGACGACCGATCCGCGCATCTGCCCGGACGCCCTGCGCGTGAAGACCATCTCGTTCGAAGAGGCCGCCGAACTCGCCTACTTCGGCGCGAAGGTGCTGCATCCCGCCACCATTCTTCCTGCAGTCCAGAAGAACATTCCGGTCTGGGTGCTCAACAGCCGCAACGCTGCCAATGAAGGCACACGTATCAGCGCAGTCGCACCGCCCTGCCGCTCGCCCTTCAAGAGCATCGCCGTCAAGAAGAAGCTCACCATCGTCGACATCGTAGCCAGCCGTATGCTGATGTCGCACGGCTATCTGAAGGCCGTCTTCGATGTCTTCGATAAGCACAAGGTCGCCATCGATATGGTCTCCACCAGCGAAGTTTCGATCTCGGTGACCGTGGACACAAGCGACCGTCTGCCGCTGATCGCGGAAGATCTCTCAAAGATCGCCGACGTGAAGTACGAGAGCAACAAGGCGCTCATCTGCCTGGTTGGCGAAGACATTCGCGGCCACAGCGGCATCGCGGGCAAGGTCTTCACCGCGGTGGAACACGTGAACGTCCGCATGATCTCGCAGGGTGCAAGCGAGATCAACATGAGCTTCATGATCGAAGAGGACGACGCGGCTGAGGCTATTCAGTCGCTGCACCGCACCTTCTTCGCCGATCCGGACGCCAACATCTTCGACCTGGATGCGCGCGCCAACACCACCGGCGCACCGCCAGTTAGCGCATCTGCGTCCGTCGTAGTGCAGTAA
- the dapA gene encoding 4-hydroxy-tetrahydrodipicolinate synthase: protein MEPAIFHGLGTAIVTPFHTDESVDHASLRKLVEAQIAGGVDFLVACGSTGEASTLSEDETIAVITTVLEAAQGRIPVMAGCTHNSTREAVRRSIAIAKIPGLSGILTANPYYNKPSQQGQYLHFKAIADAIAPLPLLLYNIPGRTAANLEPATLMRLAQLPNVVGIKESSGNLAQIGEILALKPADFSVFAGDDYLALPIIAGGGAGLISVASNVAPKLVSDLIKAALVHDLGAAREFAKELHAVNNALFSEPNPAPAKAVLAMMDLIEGDTLRLPMLPVSDATREKLRAVATDLGLMPQ from the coding sequence ATGGAACCTGCGATTTTTCACGGACTCGGCACAGCAATCGTCACTCCCTTTCACACCGACGAGAGCGTGGACCACGCTTCGCTGCGCAAGCTCGTCGAAGCGCAGATCGCTGGCGGCGTCGACTTCCTGGTCGCCTGCGGGTCCACCGGCGAAGCCAGCACGCTCTCTGAAGACGAGACCATCGCCGTCATCACCACGGTTCTTGAAGCAGCACAGGGCCGCATCCCTGTCATGGCCGGGTGCACGCACAACAGCACGCGCGAAGCCGTCCGCCGCTCCATAGCTATCGCAAAGATTCCCGGACTCAGCGGCATCCTGACCGCAAATCCGTACTACAACAAGCCCTCGCAGCAGGGTCAGTACCTGCACTTCAAGGCCATCGCAGACGCCATCGCGCCGCTGCCGCTGCTGCTCTACAACATCCCGGGCCGCACCGCCGCAAACCTCGAACCGGCAACGCTCATGCGCCTCGCGCAACTGCCCAACGTCGTCGGTATCAAGGAATCCAGCGGCAACCTCGCGCAGATCGGAGAAATCCTCGCCCTTAAGCCCGCAGACTTCTCCGTCTTCGCAGGCGACGACTACCTCGCGCTACCCATCATCGCGGGCGGCGGCGCGGGCCTCATCTCGGTTGCATCGAATGTCGCTCCGAAGCTCGTCTCGGATCTCATCAAGGCTGCGCTCGTACACGACCTCGGCGCAGCACGCGAGTTCGCAAAAGAACTGCATGCAGTCAACAACGCCTTATTCTCTGAGCCAAACCCGGCACCTGCCAAAGCCGTGCTCGCGATGATGGATCTGATCGAAGGCGATACCCTCCGTCTGCCCATGCTGCCCGTCAGTGATGCGACGCGGGAGAAGCTCCGCGCGGTCGCGACGGACTTGGGACTGATGCCGCAGTGA
- a CDS encoding TMEM175 family protein has translation MLRQALLHNEHEPVDNDGFRLRGLGFSRLDAFSDVVFGFALTLLVVSLEVPKNYEELHHLWSGFLPFGISFLLLMLVWYGHYTYFRRFGTHDPGTVWLNGLLLFVVLFYVYPLKFLFLSSFGQNEVVMTGTNMREVVQLFSAGLATIYFLFSALYANAYRQREKLALTPVERMLTRNFIVEEAGTGSVGIMVCVLAAIASPDKAGATCLLFLVISVWKSFMGARSGRIARRMAEQANAIGPDASAAL, from the coding sequence ATGCTGCGCCAGGCCCTACTGCACAACGAACACGAGCCCGTCGACAACGATGGCTTTCGTCTGCGCGGCCTGGGCTTTTCGCGGCTGGACGCCTTCTCCGATGTCGTTTTCGGCTTCGCGCTGACGCTTCTCGTCGTCTCGCTCGAAGTTCCGAAGAACTACGAAGAGCTCCATCATCTCTGGTCCGGCTTCCTGCCTTTCGGCATCAGCTTTCTCCTGCTGATGCTCGTCTGGTACGGCCACTACACCTACTTCCGCCGCTTTGGCACGCATGACCCGGGCACCGTGTGGCTGAACGGCCTGCTGCTCTTTGTTGTGCTGTTCTACGTCTATCCGCTCAAGTTCCTCTTCCTGTCCTCCTTCGGTCAGAATGAAGTGGTCATGACCGGCACCAACATGCGTGAGGTCGTTCAACTCTTCTCGGCCGGCCTTGCCACCATCTACTTCCTCTTCTCAGCGCTCTACGCCAACGCCTACCGCCAGCGCGAAAAACTTGCACTTACACCGGTGGAACGCATGCTGACCCGCAACTTCATCGTGGAAGAGGCCGGCACCGGCTCTGTCGGCATCATGGTCTGTGTGCTGGCGGCGATCGCCTCGCCTGATAAAGCAGGCGCAACCTGCCTCCTTTTTCTCGTCATCAGCGTCTGGAAGAGCTTTATGGGCGCCCGATCCGGTCGCATCGCACGCCGCATGGCGGAACAGGCAAACGCCATTGGCCCGGATGCGTCGGCCGCGCTCTGA
- a CDS encoding TMEM175 family protein yields MKSTRLEAFSDGVIAVIITIMVLELHVPAANGLPGFLTIIPKLGIYALSFLMVAIYWVNHHELLRRSEKINYRVLWANLLFLFLLSLVPFFTDYAQEKHFDSFSVSLYTIVMMSSGGAFLVLRLALNQLHKLRGEPLPKQDRAETIKHVTSIVLYLAALPVAYYKPVLSLLLNLLVTFIWIAPELGVRRAHSDA; encoded by the coding sequence ATGAAGTCAACCCGTCTCGAAGCCTTCAGTGACGGTGTCATCGCCGTCATCATCACCATCATGGTGCTGGAACTTCACGTCCCGGCGGCGAACGGTCTGCCGGGCTTCCTCACGATCATCCCGAAGCTGGGCATCTACGCGCTCAGCTTCCTCATGGTGGCCATCTACTGGGTCAATCACCATGAACTGCTCCGCCGAAGCGAGAAGATCAACTACCGCGTCCTGTGGGCGAACCTGCTCTTCCTCTTCCTTCTGTCGCTGGTTCCCTTCTTTACCGACTACGCGCAGGAAAAGCACTTCGACTCCTTCTCCGTCTCGCTCTACACCATCGTCATGATGTCCTCCGGTGGAGCCTTCCTCGTGCTGCGACTGGCATTGAACCAGCTGCACAAATTGCGCGGCGAGCCGCTGCCGAAGCAGGATCGCGCCGAGACGATCAAGCACGTCACCAGCATCGTCCTTTACCTTGCCGCGCTACCTGTTGCGTACTACAAGCCCGTCCTCTCGTTGCTCCTCAACTTGCTTGTCACCTTCATCTGGATCGCGCCGGAGCTTGGCGTTCGTCGAGCCCACAGCGACGCCTGA
- a CDS encoding 2,3,4,5-tetrahydropyridine-2,6-dicarboxylate N-succinyltransferase — translation MPFQDLEQRIEHAFSLGAAAVAERESIDAFNELRDALEAGTLRSAEPDATSPIGWKVNAWVKRGILLGFRLGTLVDMSSGAFVDKHTYPARIFTPEQGIRIVPGGSSVRAGAFLAKSVVMMPPAYVNVGAYVDEGTMIDSHALVGSCAQIGKRVHLSAAAQIGGVLEPVNATPVIIEDDVLVGGNTGVYEGTIVRSKAVLAAGTILTRGTPVYDVVNNVTIRATADTPLIIPAGAVVVPGSRAITKPGAEGLSVYTPIIVKYRDEKTELSLALEDLLR, via the coding sequence ATGCCCTTTCAAGATCTGGAACAACGCATCGAGCATGCGTTCTCGCTCGGTGCCGCCGCAGTTGCGGAGCGCGAGTCTATCGATGCCTTCAACGAACTGCGTGACGCCCTCGAAGCCGGCACCCTCCGCTCCGCCGAGCCGGACGCCACCAGCCCCATTGGCTGGAAGGTCAACGCCTGGGTCAAGCGCGGCATCCTCCTCGGCTTCCGACTCGGCACCCTCGTCGACATGAGCTCCGGCGCCTTCGTCGACAAGCACACCTATCCCGCCCGCATCTTCACGCCGGAGCAGGGCATCCGCATCGTTCCCGGCGGCTCCTCCGTCCGCGCCGGTGCGTTCCTGGCGAAGTCCGTTGTCATGATGCCGCCCGCCTACGTCAACGTCGGCGCCTACGTCGATGAAGGCACCATGATCGACTCGCATGCGCTCGTCGGCTCCTGCGCGCAGATCGGCAAGCGCGTTCACCTCTCGGCCGCAGCGCAGATTGGCGGCGTCCTGGAGCCCGTGAACGCAACGCCCGTCATCATTGAGGACGACGTCCTTGTCGGCGGCAATACTGGCGTATATGAAGGAACCATCGTCCGCAGCAAGGCCGTCCTCGCAGCAGGCACCATCCTGACCCGCGGTACACCGGTGTATGACGTCGTCAACAACGTCACCATCCGCGCCACGGCAGACACGCCGCTCATCATCCCCGCCGGAGCAGTAGTCGTCCCGGGATCGCGCGCCATCACCAAGCCCGGCGCCGAAGGTCTTAGCGTGTATACGCCCATCATCGTGAAGTATCGCGATGAGAAGACGGAGCTCTCGCTGGCACTCGAAGATCTTCTGCGGTAA
- a CDS encoding 4-hydroxy-tetrahydrodipicolinate reductase, producing MRVLVLGHGKTGKLVAEVATERGHGVHVLDAKENPRGAALTAPFVAGFDVVIDFTTPEAVLTNLRACLAVGAKVVVGTTGWYGSLHDMSGLATRKEGALLHGTNYSIGVQVMLQLAKQMAAPLRKAGYEFKIEETHHVTKLDAPSGTAISLQQSLSEVGEVPITSLREGDVPGLHVIEAVSGSDRLLLTHEAFGRRGFAEGAVRGAEWLSTRKGVYDFRDIFTEL from the coding sequence ATGCGAGTGCTGGTACTGGGTCACGGCAAGACAGGCAAGCTGGTCGCGGAAGTAGCGACAGAACGCGGCCACGGCGTACACGTTCTGGATGCTAAGGAAAACCCGCGCGGAGCAGCGCTTACGGCTCCCTTTGTTGCCGGGTTCGACGTTGTGATCGATTTCACCACGCCTGAAGCCGTGCTGACCAACCTGCGCGCATGCCTGGCCGTTGGGGCGAAGGTCGTCGTAGGTACAACCGGCTGGTATGGAAGTCTGCACGACATGAGCGGTCTCGCCACCCGCAAGGAAGGCGCCCTGCTGCACGGCACCAACTATTCGATCGGTGTGCAGGTCATGCTGCAGCTCGCAAAGCAGATGGCTGCACCGCTGCGGAAGGCAGGCTACGAGTTCAAGATCGAAGAAACGCACCACGTCACTAAGCTGGACGCGCCCAGCGGCACCGCCATCAGCCTGCAGCAGTCGCTGAGCGAGGTGGGTGAAGTGCCCATCACCTCGCTGCGCGAGGGCGATGTTCCCGGCCTGCATGTGATCGAGGCCGTCAGCGGATCCGACCGTCTGCTGCTGACCCACGAAGCCTTCGGGCGTCGTGGATTTGCCGAAGGCGCGGTGCGCGGAGCCGAATGGCTGAGCACACGCAAAGGTGTTTACGACTTCCGCGACATCTTCACCGAGTTGTAG
- the nrdR gene encoding transcriptional regulator NrdR, which translates to MKCPFCGWAQDKVVDSRESKEADSIRRRRECEKCNKRFTTYERIDEIPYMVVKKDGRREKFDRQKVLSGLLHACEKRPVPTGKLGKIVDETEAFVVDSPDRERTTSEIGELIMSHLREMDTVAYIRFASVYRDFKDVREFKAELEELLGGKTRKPTV; encoded by the coding sequence ATGAAATGTCCGTTTTGCGGCTGGGCCCAGGATAAAGTTGTCGACTCACGCGAGAGCAAGGAGGCCGACAGCATCCGGCGCCGGCGCGAGTGCGAAAAATGCAACAAGCGCTTCACCACCTATGAGCGGATCGACGAGATCCCGTACATGGTTGTGAAGAAGGATGGGCGCCGCGAGAAGTTCGATCGCCAGAAGGTCCTGAGCGGTCTGCTGCACGCCTGCGAAAAGCGTCCCGTGCCCACAGGTAAGCTGGGCAAGATCGTTGATGAGACCGAGGCTTTCGTCGTCGACTCTCCCGACCGCGAACGCACCACCAGCGAGATCGGCGAGCTCATCATGTCGCATCTGCGCGAGATGGACACTGTCGCCTACATCCGCTTTGCCTCGGTCTATCGCGACTTCAAGGACGTCCGCGAATTCAAAGCAGAGCTGGAAGAGCTTTTGGGCGGAAAAACGCGCAAACCTACAGTCTAG
- a CDS encoding aminopeptidase, translated as MAAIAEAPRTFADLTFEEKLDRMALVAVRVGLNLHEGQELLITASLDHVPFVRRVVEQAYKAGASIVTVMYADDDATLSRYKYAPDASFDAVPKWLTEGIAEAYRSGAARMGITGANPSLLKDQDPAKVSRVNVAMSRASKPAMELVTRHAINWTIVAAATPAWAKLMFPDVPENEAVARQWDAIFHASRITGADPVQDWKDHGANIAKRVTILNDKRFHSLHFRSPGTDLVVGLADDHLWAGGGGVCGNGIFCNANIPTEECFTTPHRDRVDGTVTASKPLSHQGTLIENISVRFENGRIVEAHATAGEEALRKLIKVDEGASHLGEVALVPHGSPIAQSGLLYWNTLFDENAASHIALGQAYATCIKDGETLDEATLNAKGANTSLIHVDWMIGSGQMNVDGVYEDGTEEPLMRNGEWV; from the coding sequence ATGGCAGCCATCGCAGAAGCACCCCGTACCTTCGCCGACCTCACCTTTGAAGAGAAGCTCGACCGCATGGCCCTGGTCGCCGTCCGGGTCGGCCTGAACCTGCATGAAGGTCAGGAACTCCTCATCACGGCGTCGCTCGACCACGTCCCTTTCGTGCGCCGCGTCGTCGAGCAGGCTTACAAGGCCGGCGCCAGCATCGTCACGGTGATGTACGCGGACGACGATGCAACCCTCTCGCGCTACAAGTACGCACCCGACGCCAGCTTCGATGCCGTGCCCAAGTGGCTCACCGAGGGCATCGCCGAGGCCTACCGCAGCGGAGCCGCTCGCATGGGCATCACCGGTGCAAATCCGTCGCTGCTGAAGGATCAGGACCCCGCCAAGGTAAGCCGCGTGAATGTTGCCATGTCCAGGGCCTCCAAGCCGGCGATGGAACTGGTCACACGCCACGCCATCAACTGGACCATAGTCGCAGCCGCAACGCCCGCATGGGCCAAGCTCATGTTCCCGGACGTGCCGGAGAACGAGGCCGTCGCGCGGCAGTGGGACGCCATCTTCCACGCCTCGCGCATCACCGGCGCAGACCCGGTGCAGGACTGGAAAGACCATGGCGCTAACATCGCCAAGCGCGTCACCATTCTGAATGACAAGCGCTTTCACTCCCTGCACTTCCGTAGCCCCGGGACTGATCTCGTCGTCGGCCTGGCCGACGATCACCTGTGGGCGGGCGGTGGCGGCGTCTGCGGCAACGGCATCTTCTGCAATGCCAACATTCCCACGGAAGAGTGCTTCACCACGCCGCACAGAGATCGCGTCGACGGTACCGTCACCGCATCGAAGCCGCTCTCGCACCAGGGCACGTTGATCGAAAACATCAGCGTGCGCTTCGAGAACGGCAGGATCGTGGAAGCCCACGCCACCGCAGGCGAAGAGGCTCTTCGCAAGCTCATCAAGGTCGACGAAGGCGCCAGCCACCTGGGCGAGGTAGCCCTCGTCCCGCACGGCTCGCCCATCGCACAGAGTGGCCTGCTCTACTGGAACACCCTCTTCGATGAAAATGCCGCGAGCCACATTGCGCTCGGCCAGGCCTACGCCACCTGCATCAAGGACGGCGAGACGCTCGACGAAGCAACGCTGAACGCCAAGGGCGCGAACACCAGCCTGATCCACGTCGACTGGATGATCGGCAGCGGCCAGATGAACGTCGACGGCGTCTACGAAGACGGCACGGAAGAACCCTTAATGCGCAACGGCGAGTGGGTGTAG
- the asd gene encoding aspartate-semialdehyde dehydrogenase: protein MERRKVGILGATGTVGQRFIQLLESHPWFEITWLAASERSAGKRYADACRWKLDTPMPARVAEMVLQPNTPEANTEDVPRIIFAALDSDVAKELEPAFAEAGCAVISNSSAFRMTHDVPLVIPEVNADHLPLLLHQTSCKNGKGGYIVTNPNCCAIGLVLALAPLQERFGIEAMFVSTMQAVSGAGYPGVPSLDILGNVVPFIKNEEEKLQEEVNKLLGSFNGKAIDMLPAKVSAHCNRVAVIDGHTECVSIKFTKAATREEILAAWSEFQPLAQHHLPSAPENPVIFNESIDRPQPRLDVNAGKGMSTTVGRLRECSLLDWKFVLLSHNTVRGAAGAAVLNAEVLAKMDLLPGQVKHTQTGAGRELVTA, encoded by the coding sequence ATGGAACGTCGTAAGGTGGGTATCCTGGGCGCGACCGGCACCGTGGGTCAGCGCTTCATTCAACTGCTTGAGTCCCACCCGTGGTTTGAGATCACATGGCTCGCCGCCAGCGAGCGCTCCGCCGGCAAACGCTACGCGGATGCCTGCCGCTGGAAGCTCGACACACCGATGCCCGCGCGCGTCGCAGAGATGGTGCTGCAGCCCAACACGCCCGAGGCAAACACGGAAGACGTGCCACGGATCATCTTCGCGGCTCTGGACTCCGACGTTGCCAAAGAACTCGAGCCGGCCTTCGCAGAAGCCGGTTGCGCCGTCATCTCCAACTCCAGCGCCTTCCGCATGACCCACGACGTACCGCTCGTCATCCCCGAGGTCAATGCCGACCACCTGCCGCTGCTGCTGCACCAGACGAGCTGCAAGAACGGTAAAGGCGGCTACATCGTCACCAATCCCAACTGCTGCGCTATCGGCCTTGTGCTCGCACTCGCTCCACTGCAGGAGCGCTTCGGCATTGAAGCGATGTTCGTCAGCACCATGCAGGCCGTCAGTGGCGCAGGGTACCCCGGCGTGCCCTCGCTCGACATCCTCGGCAACGTCGTTCCCTTCATCAAGAACGAAGAGGAGAAGCTGCAGGAGGAAGTCAACAAGCTGCTTGGCTCCTTCAACGGTAAGGCGATTGACATGCTGCCCGCCAAGGTCAGCGCGCACTGCAACCGCGTTGCCGTCATCGACGGCCACACGGAGTGCGTCTCCATCAAGTTCACCAAGGCCGCCACGCGCGAGGAGATCCTTGCTGCTTGGAGCGAGTTCCAGCCCCTGGCACAGCATCACCTGCCCTCTGCGCCGGAAAACCCGGTGATCTTCAACGAGTCCATCGACCGCCCGCAGCCGCGCCTGGATGTCAACGCTGGCAAAGGCATGAGCACTACCGTCGGTCGTCTGCGGGAGTGTTCCCTGCTGGACTGGAAGTTCGTCCTGCTAAGCCACAACACCGTCCGCGGTGCTGCGGGCGCGGCCGTGTTGAATGCGGAGGTGCTGGCAAAGATGGACCTGCTGCCCGGCCAGGTAAAGCACACGCAGACCGGTGCGGGTCGAGAGCTGGTGACCGCATGA